A window of Drosophila subobscura isolate 14011-0131.10 chromosome E, UCBerk_Dsub_1.0, whole genome shotgun sequence contains these coding sequences:
- the LOC117889868 gene encoding uncharacterized protein LOC117889868: protein MSIFNCFGLLYITVGSFMISVIRDYEIIDDTRIVPITVVFLGCAMVLLSLQSCYGLYRHKACLITSYSVMNLLLLLIHIYFLCYLWLQLGSKMHMSSDLYPKYPASCYNVFNHASLLELNQCREDVMYSWNMGANIIKFTSVMVIVFEFVAFSMGCYVADAVRIAERIQYMPIQ from the exons ATGTCCATCTTCAAT TGCTTTGGGCTTTTGTACATCACAGTGGGTTCCTTTATGATCAGCGTGATCAGGGACTATGAGATTATAGATGATACGCGGATTGTGCCCATTACAGTTGTGTTTTTGGGTTGTGCCATGGTGCTGCTATCGCTGCAGAGTTGCTATGGCTTGTATCGGCATAAGGCGTGCCTCATCACATCG tACTCTGTCATGaaccttttgcttttgctgatCCACATATATTTCCTGTGCTATTTATGGCTGCAGCTGGGCTCCAAAATGCACATGTCCTCTGATTTGTATCCCAAATATCCCGCCTCCTGTTACAATGTGTTCAACCATGCCTCGCTTTTGGAACTCAACCAGTGTCGGGAGGATGTTATGTATTCGTGGAACATGGGTGCCAATATTATCAAGTTTACCAGTGTTATGGTCATAGTTTTTGAG TTTGTTGCATTCTCAATGGGTTGCTATGTGGCGGATGCTGTTCGCATTGCTGAGAGAATTCAATATATGCCA
- the LOC117890157 gene encoding 23 kDa integral membrane protein: MGCLSGIVNFVLYVVNIVFLIVGILLIVLGSIMLADINRFDGYGVVESTNTIPICITVLGALIFVVSFFGCYGLFRQSACMTGAYTSMIFVLFILQLVLTCWVFVNKTAFLKDMGNLVTTLWNNNDYDAFGVLEVTFGCCGNTGYGNYGSQTVPGTCCGYSSRQAACPSSIYLAKPGCNGEFVDFWYDNMDIIRWSGLGIVIFELLVFLFAGALTNCMRRENAGRQVSA; this comes from the exons ATGGGTTGTCTTTCGGGAATTGTTAATTTCGTACTTTATGTCGTTAATATAGTGTTTTTG ATTGTTGGCATCCTGCTGATCGTCCTAGGATCGATCATGCTGGCCGACATCAATCGCTTTGATGGCTATGGTGTGGTGGAGAGCACAAACACGATTCCCATTTGCATCACGGTGCTGGGAGCTCTGATCTTTGTTGTCTCCTTCTTCGGCTGCTATGGCCTGTTCCGGCAGAGCGCCTGCATGACGGGAGCg TACACCAGCATGATCTTTGTGCTGTTTATCCTTCAACTGGTGCTCACCTGCTGGGTGTTTGTCAATAAAACAGCCTTCCTGAAGGACATGGGCAACTTGGTTACTACGCTGTGGAATAACAATGACTACGATGCCTTCGGTGTGCTGGAGGTAACCTTCGGCTGCTGCGGCAACACTGGCTACGGCAATTACGGCAGTCAGACGGTGCCCGGCACGTGCTGCGGCTACTCGAGTCGCCAGGCTGCCTGCCCATCCTCCATCTACTTGGCAAAGCCCGGCTGCAATGGGGAGTTCGTGGACTTCTGGTACGACAACATGGACATCATTCGCTGGTCCGGCCTGGGCATTGTCATCTTTGAGCTGCTGGTCTTCCTCTTTGCCGGCGCTCTGACCAATTGCATGCGGCGAGAGAACGCGGGTAGACAAGTGTCCGCTTAG
- the LOC117890160 gene encoding 23 kDa integral membrane protein-like — MNCLSATFKYLLYFLNLIFVVGGILLIVVGSIMLSTMGNFAAFEGAVNTQTIPIIIITIGCVTFLVAFFGCCGTIRENACCTTIYAICMLILFALQLALSIWIFAANDKFLDKMSTVVNTAWNENNAAQGYPMDALQLAFKCCGNTGYEQYGNAVPASCCGYKDRYQVCEAAIYTQRVGCNSEFVDFWASNTDLIRWSSLIIALFELGIFIVSCCLASAMRKR; from the exons ATGAATTGCCTATCAGCGACGTTCAAGTACCTGCTGTACTTCCTTAATTTGATCTTTGTGGTCGGCGGCATATTGCTCATCGTGGTGGGCTCCATCATGCTCTCCACGATGGGCAACTTTGCGGCCTTTGAGGGTGCCGTGAACACGCAGACCATTCCGATCATCATCATAACCATTGGCTGTGTGACGTTCCTGGTGGCCTTCTTCGGCTGCTGCGGCACCATCAGGGAGAATGCCTGCTGCACGACAATT TATGCCATTTGTATGCTCATTCTGTTTGCCCTGCAATTGGCCTTGTCCATCTGGATCTTTGCGGCAAATGACAAATTCCTGGACAAGATGAGCACCGTGGTAAACACCGCCTGGAATGAGAACAATGCCGCACAGGGTTATCCCATGGATGCACTCCAATTGGCT TTCAAATGCTGTGGCAACACTGGCTACGAGCAGTACGGCAACGCCGTGCCCGCCTCCTGCTGCGGCTACAAGGATCGCTATCAGGTGTGCGAGGCTGCCATTTACACGCAGCGTGTGGGCTGCAACAGCGAATTTGTTGACTTCTGGGCCTCCAATACGGACCTCATACGCTGGAGCAGTTTGATCATTGCGCTCTTCGAGCTGGGCATCTTCATTGTGTCCTGCTGTCTGGCCAGTGCCATGAGGAAGCGTTGA
- the LOC117890159 gene encoding 23 kDa integral membrane protein — MSCGISMVKYILFIFNLLCSICGILLIVFGALLFSNIHNIDDFAEALRTQQVPITMIVLGTVILLISWFGCCGAIRESYCMSMTYSILLFVLMIGQLALVIYMWLQKDKYLVIMGDVVEKAWERRTRRADYMDAIQISMECCGRTNFSDYSFQGYFPPSCCKDTNNCRPDTVYRRGCKAAFVEFWDRNSDIIKYSGLVIAAIEFVGFVFACCLANSIRNYRRRADY; from the exons ATGAGCTGCGGAATCTCCATGGTTAAATATATTCTGTTTATATTCAATTTGCTATGTTCG ATATGCGGCATTCTGCTGATCGTTTTTGGTGCGCTGCTCTTCAGCAACATCCACAACATCGATGACTTTGCCGAGGCGCTGCGCACGCAGCAGGTGCCCATCACAATGATCGTCCTGGGCACAGTTATACTGCTGATCTCATGGTTCGGCTGCTGCGGTGCCATACGCGAGTCCTACTGCATGTCCATGACG TACTCCATTCTGTTGTTTGTTCTGATGATTGGCCAGCTGGCTTTGGTCATTTACATGTGGCTGCAGAAGGACAAATATCTGGTCATTATGGGCGATGTTGTGGAGAAGGCCTGGGAACGACGCACACGTCGTGCCGACTACATGGATGCCATACAAATAAGC ATGGAGTGCTGTGGCCGCACCAACTTCTCGGACTATTCCTTCCAGGGCTACTTCCCACCCTCCTGCTGCAAGGACACAAACAACTGCCGCCCCGACACTGTCTACAGACGCGGCTGCAAGGCGGCTTTCGTGGAGTTCTGGGACCGAAACAGCGACATTATCAAATATTCCGGCTTGGTGATTGCCGCCATTGAG tttgttggctttgtgtTTGCCTGCTGTCTGGCGAACAGCATTCGGAATTATCGTCGTCGCGCGGACTATTAA
- the LOC117890156 gene encoding uncharacterized protein LOC117890156: MESNKAYLREKYQGLCNYLERDTVGSELLIYGTSALMLAVAYAKRKPAYLVRQFKQPSHIPERIINERIMHTGKISGVQQRDQDTLLMIKHRPLIPIFTSNKRLLPVKLPGVSVNSNGFAWLQQCLVGREATFIPLNKGGKQDYVVCQLCLVHPPKGNRLLDVSETLLKLRFAKFAQDVASSVKRNGKYYKHLKRVEQTTAEKEAWLAWAARYPYIWRRYNELKASLLPKEKLLPELVR; this comes from the coding sequence ATGGAATCCAATAAGGCGTATTTGCGGGAGAAATACCAGGGCTTATGTAATTACTTGGAGCGCGACACAGTGGGCAGCGAACTGCTCATCTACGGCACCTCGGCCCTGATGCTGGCCGTGGCCTATGCCAAGCGCAAGCCCGCCTATCTGGTGCGCCAGTTCAAGCAGCCGTCGCACATCCCGGAGCGCATCATCAACGAGCGCATCATGCACACGGGCAAGATCAGCGGCGTGCAGCAGCGGGATCAGGACACACTGCTGATGATCAAGCATCGTCCACTCATACCGATCTTCACCAGCAACAAGCGCCTGCTGCCCGTGAAGCTGCCCGGCGTCAGCGTCAACTCGAATGGCTTTGCCTGGCTGCAGCAGTGCCTCGTGGGACGCGAGGCCACCTTCATACCACTCAACAAAGGCGGCAAGCAGGATTACGTCGTGTGCCAGCTGTGTCTGGTGCATCCGCCCAAGGGCAATCGCCTGCTGGATGTCTCCGAGACACTGCTCAAGCTGCGCTTTGCCAAGTTCGCACAGGATGTGGCCTCCAGCGTGAAGCGCAATGGCAAATACTACAAGCATCTGAAGCGCGTGGAGCAAACCACCGCCGAGAAGGAAGCCTGGCTGGCCTGGGCTGCACGCTATCCCTACATCTGGCGGCGCTACAACGAGCTGAAGGCCTCGCTCCTACCCAAGGAGAAGCTGTTGCCCGAGCTGGTGCGCTAG
- the LOC117891332 gene encoding G protein pathway suppressor 2 isoform X2: protein MPPASAVNSNNAAAQAAKAERAEKLRGALRTFIVADRQRRQEEYDAYCEQMRQRREEEERERENQQALEDTRDEITKLDEQLADLHSQKHQLLVQLKKVLNDDETRKKQAKENELFAMQQAAATVATSVYLPTLRLQQHHQQPTPGSQAGKRGRSPSPPNHAYYKSFAQQKPTAQYPSTGTLFYQTTAAPPTTQQQADARLQSIYNYALPLRQAYHVELPNATVSKASDTQSPKTQPMQVLHINLDQPPISQSDLVVQATSVASSLSIQASKPQVTMEKLPERYHIEVKHDGAPQNHVPPPPHLLSEGVIFKPMMSELSMHPNVLQISTSQSSKTTGSITQGFPPIRGSSGGHEAQLNRQQLSLLPGQTATPPVSSSGSAQPAVGQQLQYPRRLY from the exons ATGCCGCCAGCGTCCGCGGTGAACAGTAACAATGCGGCCGCACAGGCAGCCAAGGCAGAGCGGGCAGAGAAGCTGCGAGGGGCGCTCAGAACCTTCATCGTGGCGGATCGCCAGCGTCGGCAGGAGGAATACGATGCCTACTGTGAGCAAATGCGACAGCGccgggaggaggaggagcgagaGCGCGAGAACCAGCAGGCCCTGGAGGACACACGGGATGAGATCACCAAACTGGACGAGCAACTGGCGGATCTGCACAGTCAGAAGCATCAGTTGCTGGTGCAGCTAAAAAAGGTGCTCAATGACGATGAGACCCGGAAAAAGCAGGCCAAGGAGAACGAACTGTTTGCCATGCAACAGGCGGCGGCCACTGTGGCCACCTCGGTCTATCTGCCGACTCTCCGCTTACAacagcatcacca GCAGCCCACGCCCGGCAGTCAGGCAGGGAAGCGAGGGCGAAGTCCCTCGCCACCGAATCATGCGTACTACAAGAGCTTTGCGCAACAAA AGCCCACGGCACAGTATCCCAGCACGGGCACCCTGTTCTATCAGACGACTGCAGCGCCGCCtaccacacagcagcaggcagacgcaCGGCTGCAGTCCATCTACAACTAtgcgctgccactgcgacAGGCGTACCATGTGGAGCTGCCCAATGCCACGGTGAGCAAGGCCTCGGACACGCAGTCGCCGAAGACGCAGCCGATGCAGGTGCTGCACATCAATCTGGACCAGCCGCCCATTTCCCAATCCGATTTGGTTGTGCAGGCCACCAGCGTGGCCAGCAGCCTGTCCATACAGGCATCCAAGCCGCAGGTGACCATGGAGAAGCTGCCGGAGCGCTATCACATCGAGGTGAAGCACGATGGTGCGCCACAGAATCATGTaccaccgccgccgcatcTGCTGTCGGAGGGTGTGATCTTTAAGCCGATGATGAGCGAGCTCTCAATGCATCCCAATGTGCTGCAAATAAGCACCAGTCAG AGTTCCAAGACCACTGGCAGCATTACCCAAGGCTTTCCGCCGATACGTGGAAGCTCAGGCGGCCATGAGGCACAATTGAATCGACAgcagctgtcgctgttgccCGGCCAGACGGCCACACCGCCCGTTTCTAGCTCGGGATCCGCACAGCCAGCAGTCGGACAGCAGTTGCAATATCCACGACGCCTGTACTAG
- the LOC117891332 gene encoding G protein pathway suppressor 2 isoform X1: MPPASAVNSNNAAAQAAKAERAEKLRGALRTFIVADRQRRQEEYDAYCEQMRQRREEEERERENQQALEDTRDEITKLDEQLADLHSQKHQLLVQLKKVLNDDETRKKQAKENELFAMQQAAATVATSVYLPTLRLQQHHQQLPKPTPGSQAGKRGRSPSPPNHAYYKSFAQQKPTAQYPSTGTLFYQTTAAPPTTQQQADARLQSIYNYALPLRQAYHVELPNATVSKASDTQSPKTQPMQVLHINLDQPPISQSDLVVQATSVASSLSIQASKPQVTMEKLPERYHIEVKHDGAPQNHVPPPPHLLSEGVIFKPMMSELSMHPNVLQISTSQSSKTTGSITQGFPPIRGSSGGHEAQLNRQQLSLLPGQTATPPVSSSGSAQPAVGQQLQYPRRLY; the protein is encoded by the exons ATGCCGCCAGCGTCCGCGGTGAACAGTAACAATGCGGCCGCACAGGCAGCCAAGGCAGAGCGGGCAGAGAAGCTGCGAGGGGCGCTCAGAACCTTCATCGTGGCGGATCGCCAGCGTCGGCAGGAGGAATACGATGCCTACTGTGAGCAAATGCGACAGCGccgggaggaggaggagcgagaGCGCGAGAACCAGCAGGCCCTGGAGGACACACGGGATGAGATCACCAAACTGGACGAGCAACTGGCGGATCTGCACAGTCAGAAGCATCAGTTGCTGGTGCAGCTAAAAAAGGTGCTCAATGACGATGAGACCCGGAAAAAGCAGGCCAAGGAGAACGAACTGTTTGCCATGCAACAGGCGGCGGCCACTGTGGCCACCTCGGTCTATCTGCCGACTCTCCGCTTACAacagcatcaccagcagctgccgaAG CCCACGCCCGGCAGTCAGGCAGGGAAGCGAGGGCGAAGTCCCTCGCCACCGAATCATGCGTACTACAAGAGCTTTGCGCAACAAA AGCCCACGGCACAGTATCCCAGCACGGGCACCCTGTTCTATCAGACGACTGCAGCGCCGCCtaccacacagcagcaggcagacgcaCGGCTGCAGTCCATCTACAACTAtgcgctgccactgcgacAGGCGTACCATGTGGAGCTGCCCAATGCCACGGTGAGCAAGGCCTCGGACACGCAGTCGCCGAAGACGCAGCCGATGCAGGTGCTGCACATCAATCTGGACCAGCCGCCCATTTCCCAATCCGATTTGGTTGTGCAGGCCACCAGCGTGGCCAGCAGCCTGTCCATACAGGCATCCAAGCCGCAGGTGACCATGGAGAAGCTGCCGGAGCGCTATCACATCGAGGTGAAGCACGATGGTGCGCCACAGAATCATGTaccaccgccgccgcatcTGCTGTCGGAGGGTGTGATCTTTAAGCCGATGATGAGCGAGCTCTCAATGCATCCCAATGTGCTGCAAATAAGCACCAGTCAG AGTTCCAAGACCACTGGCAGCATTACCCAAGGCTTTCCGCCGATACGTGGAAGCTCAGGCGGCCATGAGGCACAATTGAATCGACAgcagctgtcgctgttgccCGGCCAGACGGCCACACCGCCCGTTTCTAGCTCGGGATCCGCACAGCCAGCAGTCGGACAGCAGTTGCAATATCCACGACGCCTGTACTAG
- the LOC117890096 gene encoding rap1 GTPase-GDP dissociation stimulator 1, with product MATEIDELIEQLKTTSVSAGNSQTTNLLCEISATKDPKLFDKHELADCFLELTQCEDTNVRKEAAKCIAEITKSEVQRKKFTKRDIIAAFLDCLRQVPTPDGSMELPIQICRALGNICYLNDEARDLILELEGDAVLLQLLDIASIEDVANAAQFIKVRGGLLSNYLLGGEGLAKRAMELGVMKKLQAIISTGASNVEVHEDLLLNTLPLLSILTENVADLNFEATLNIQLSRILAASTNPDLAEMCLELLHYQAESDEVKLLLAKDGLCETIYNLLEKYKTLASTSEARALMKLACELIVLILTGDESMHYLYTTTLLKNMVDWLDSSDIDLLTTGVLALGNFARTDSHCIYFVEQQTMNKLLEVLAKNNGVKDDVRLQHALLSALRNLVIPKPNKNAVIQAGLVQTILPMLEIHQPPVVFKLLGTLRMTVDGQEKLALELLKNKTLIEQLVHWSKSSDYAGVTGESLRLMAWLIKHAYLSKIAYALPRKGDAPAEQIADRIPLTQDYDRTSLSQFLANEGTVEAMVSMLTAQHLVMQNEALIALCILSVVYLSQANQAGQQQAQRLQDELIKYEVGKKLAELISKSSDSMTKEIVENLQNCVNLLKSSEKLVAHLDQHNINELLKSIPILTEYCTL from the exons ATGGCGA CTGAAATCGATGAGCTCATTGAGCAGCTGAAGACAACCAGCGTGAGTGCGGGCAACAGCCAGACGACGAATCTGCTGTGCGAAATCTCCGCCACCAAGGATCCCAAGCTGTTTGACAAGCACGAGCTGGCCGATTGCTTTCTGGAGCTCACCCAATGCGAGGACACGAATGTGCGCAAGGAGGCGGCCAAGTGCATAGCGGAGATCACCAAGTCCGAGGTGCAGCGCAAAAAGTTCACCAAACGCGACATAATCGCCGCCTTTTTGGATTGCTTGCGGCAGGTGCCGACGCCGGATGGCAGCATGGAGCTGCCCATACAGATCTGTCGAGCATTGGGCAACATTTGCTACCTGAATGACGAGGCGCGGGATCTCATACTGGAGCTGGAGGGCGAtgccgtgctgctgcagctgctcgacaTTGCCAGCATCGAGGATGTGGCCAATGCGGCGCAGTTCATCAAGGTGCGCGGGGGACTGCTCTCAAATTACTTGCTGGGCGGCGAGGGGCTGGCCAAGCGTGCCATGGAGCTGGGCGTGATGAAGAAGCTGCAGGCCATCATTTCCACGGGCGCCTCCAATGTGGAAGTGCATGAGGATCTGCTGCTGAacacgctgccgctgctcagcATTCTCACGGAGAACGTGGCCGATCTGAACTTTGAGGCAACGCTGAACATTCAGCTGTCGCGCATTTTGGCTGCGTCCACCAATCCGGACTTGGCGGAGATGtgcctggagctgctgcactaCCAGGCGGAGAGCGATGaggtgaagctgctgctggccaaggatGGCCTCTGCGAGACGATCTACAATCTGCTGGAGAAGTACAAGACGCTGGCGAGCACCAGCGAGGCGCGGGCACTCATGAAGCTCGCCTGCGAGTTGATTGTGCTGATACTCACGGGGG ATGAATCCATGCACTATCTGTATACGACAACGCTGCTCAAGAACATGGTCGACTGGCTGGACTCGTCGGACATTGATCTGCTGACCACGGGCGTGCTGGCCCTGGGCAACTTTGCGCGCACCGACAGCCACTGCATTTACTTTGTGGAGCAGCAGACCATGAACAAGCTGCTCGAGGTGCTGGCCAAGAACAATGGCGTCAAGGACGATGTCCGTCTGCAGCATGCGCTGCTCAGTGCGTTGCGCAATTTGGTTATACCCAAGCCGAACAAGAATGCGGTGATCCAAGCGGGTCTGGTGCAAACCATTCTGCCCATGCTGGAGATACATCAGCCACCGGTTGTGTTCAAGCTGCTGGGCACGCTACGCATGACAGTCGATGGGCAGG AAAAACTCGCTTTGGAGCTGCTGAAGAACAAGACGCTCATCGAGCAGCTGGTGCACTGGAGCAAATCCTCCGACTATGCAGGGGTCACTGGCGAATCGCTGCGTCTGATGGCCTGGCTGATTAAGCACGCGTATCTCAGCAAGATTGCCTATGCGCTGCCGCGCAAGGGCGATGCCCCAGCCGAACAAATAGCGGACAGGATACCCCTCACCCAGGACTATGATCGCACGAGTTTGAGCCAGTTTCTGGCCAACGAGGGCACCGTGGAGGCCATGGTCAGCATGCTCACAGCTCAGCATTTGGTCATGCAGAATGAGGCGCTCATTGCGCTGTGCATCCTGTCGGTTGTGTATTTGTCGCAGGCAAATCAAgcgggccagcagcaggcgcaacGACTGCAGGATGAGCTGATCAAGTACGAGGTGGGCAAGAAGCTGGCGGAGCTCATAAGCAAATCATCGGACAGCATGACCAAGGAGATTGTTGAGAATCTGCAGAATTGTGTGAATCTGCTGAAGTCTTCCGAGAAGCTGGTGGCACATCTCGATCAGCACAACATCAATGAGCTGCTGAAATCCATACCCATACTCACCGAATACTGCACGTTGTAA
- the LOC117890099 gene encoding dnaJ homolog subfamily B member 1 encodes MPFAFARCWAGMKANREAAWREHGDEDHEEMEENEESTMMLRQSCLDRVVADLCWANYDLALRRISDSLSGTTDRGQIGALLELKNIVIRVHVNADGGQSFGPTYQSAALPHAFTAEMLDVVQKVLRCSNHYEVLRLSQNDTYSEVKRSYKRLALRLHPDKNRAPGAEMAFRRISEAADCLTDHNRRLEYNQDMFMGDSTYDEWELQEEQQQQEEEGELGAAPRRPYMAANQRVPQSQALFQTQHLAVGMVCSLLFMFLVMHFLSTVPEYSFRRSSTHSVARFSHARNIAYYMSPESAAKYTEEQREQLEQQIESVYIEELKVNCQQETRLRDTLLLRVLQADMQNMRQRAEHMPMPACEALHKIGQSSFRPLLQSSQTKENKEATGG; translated from the exons atgccttttgcctttgcacGCTGCTGGGCAGGAATGAAAGCCAATAGAGAAGCCGCCTGGAGAGAGCACGGAGATGAGGACCATGAGGAAATGGAGGAGAACGAGGAGTCCACCATGATGCTGCGCCAATCGTGTCTCGATCGTGTGGTGGCGGATCTGTGCTGGGCCAACTACGATCTTGCCCTGCGGCGTATCAGCGATTCGCTGTCCGGGACTACGGATCGAGGACAAATCGGAGCCCTGTTGGAGCTCAAAAACATTGTGATTCGAGTGCACGTTAATGCCGATGGGGGACAGAGCTTTGGGCCCACCTACCAGTCGGCTGCCCTGCCGCACGCCTTCACCGCCGAAATGCTGGACGTTGTACAGAAAGTGCTGCGTTGCAGCAACCACTACGAGGTGTTGCGCCTCTCGCAGAATGACACTTACTCCGAGGTGAAGCGCTCCTACAAGCGGCTGGCACTGCGCCTGCATCCCGACAAGAACCGCGCGCCAGGCGCCGAGATGGCCTTTCGCCGCATCAGCGAGGCTGCCGACTGCCTGACGGATCACAATAGGCGGCTGGAGTACAATCAGGACATGTTCATGGGTGACTCGACGTACGACGAGtgggagctgcaggaggagcagcagcagcaggaggaagaggGGGAGCTGGGGGCTGCACCGCGTCGCCCCTATATGGCGGCCAATCAGCGCGTGCCACAGAGTCAGGCGCTCTTTCAGACACAACATCTGGCCGTTGGCATGGTCTGCTCGCTGCTCTTTATGTTCCTCGTCATGCATTTCCTCAGCACCGTGCCGGAGTACAGCTTCAGGCGGAGCAG CACCCACAGTGTGGCACGCTTCAGTCATGCCCGAAACATTGCCTACTACATGAGCCCCGAGAGTGCCGCCAAGTACACGGAGGAGCAGcgcgagcagctggagcagcagatcGAAAGCGTTTACATTGAGGAGCTGAAAGTGAACTGCCAGCAGGAGACCAGATTGC GcgacactctgctgctgcgcgtgCTGCAGGCCGATATGCAAAATATGCGCCAACGTGCGGAGCACATGCCAATGCCAGCCTGCGAGGCGCTCCACAAGATTGGACAGTCCAGCTTTAGGCCACTGCTGCAGTCGAGTCAGACTAAGGAGAATAAGGAAGCAACTGGAGGCTAG
- the LOC117890100 gene encoding probable Ufm1-specific protease 1, with protein MDTESAQQAPVGLSISPKTYTYALHEDPHRAVAPPTANGETLLTRGRFSYFHYGCDGHQDAGWGCGYRTLQTAISWLINKRSQAAQQVPSIREIQQILIELGDKPASFGGSRDWVGTLEEFYVIDALFQLPCKILHTKELCAEEVLQQIRNYFVEYAGFIPMGGLSDAASKGIAGWHGTPTGEVYLLIVDPHYAGVPESKQQLIDSGYVRWMHTSELQASAYNLCLMLQQ; from the exons ATGGACACTGAAAGTGCACAGCAGGCACCTGTCGGATTAAGCATCTCCCCGAAGACCTACACATACGCACTGCACGAAGACCCTCACCGGGCCGTGGCCCCACCAACCGCGAATGGCGAAACATTGCTGACGCGCGGGCGTTTTAGCTATTTTCATTACGGCTGCGATGGCCACCAGGATgcgggctggggctgtggctatCGCACCCTGCAAACGGCCATCTCGTGGCTTATAAATAAACGCAGCCAAGCGGCGCAGCAGGTGCCCTCGATAAGGGAGATACAGCAAATATTGATCGAACTGGGCGACAAGCCAGCGAGCTTTGGTGGCTCCCGCGACTGGGTTGGCACACTGGAGGAGTTCTACGTGATTGATGCGCTCTTCCAGCTGCCCTGCAAGATTCTGCACACAAAGGAACTCTGCGCCGAGGAAGTGCTCCAGCAGATACGCAATTACTTTGTGGAATACGCGGGCTTCATACCCATGGGCGGGCTGAGTGATGCGGCATCCAAGGGCATAGCTGGCTGGCATGGCACCCCAACGGGCGAAGTCTATCTGCTGATTGTG GATCCGCATTACGCGGGTGTGCCCGAGAGCAAGCAGCAACTAATTGACAGCGGCTATGTCCGCTGGATGCACACCAGCGAGCTGCAGGCGAGCGCATACAATCTGTGTCTCATGCTGCAGCAATAA